From the Huiozyma naganishii CBS 8797 chromosome 2, complete genome genome, one window contains:
- the ARF1 gene encoding Arf family GTPase ARF1 (similar to Saccharomyces cerevisiae ARF2 (YDL137W) and ARF1 (YDL192W); ancestral locus Anc_7.307), whose translation MGLFASKLFSNLFGNKEMRILMVGLDGAGKTTVLYKLKLGEVITTIPTIGFNVETVQYKNISFTVWDVGGQDRIRSLWRHYYRNTEGVIFVVDSNDRSRIGEAREVMQRMLNEDELRNAVWLVFANKQDLPEAMSAAEITEKLGLHSIKNRPWFIQATCATSGEGLYEGLEWLSNNLKNQS comes from the coding sequence atgggTTTATTTGCTTCCAAGTTGTTCAGCAATTTGTTTGGTAACAAAGAGATGCGTATCCTGATGGTTGGTCTGGATGGTGCTGGTAAAACGACCGTTTTGTACAAGCTGAAACTGGGTGAGGTGATCACCACCATCCCAACCATTGGTTTCAACGTCGAGACCGTTCAGTACAAGAACATTTCGTTCACCGTCTGGGATGTCGGTGGACAGGACAGAATCAGATCGCTTTGGAGGCATTACTACAGAAATACCGAGGGTGTTATCTTCGTCGTGGACTCTAACGATAGATCGCGTATCGGCGAGGCTAGAGAGGTCATGCAAAGAATGTTGAACGAGGACGAATTGAGAAACGCCGTGTGGTTGGTTTTCGCTAACAAGCAGGATCTGCCAGAAGCCATGTCCGCTGCTGAAATCACGGAAAAATTGGGTCTACACTCGATCAAGAACCGTCCTTGGTTCATCCAGGCCACTTGCGCCACGTCCGGTGAAGGTCTGTACGAAGGTTTGGAATGGTTGAGtaacaacttgaagaaccaaTCCTAG
- the RPL35A gene encoding 60S ribosomal protein uL29 (similar to Saccharomyces cerevisiae RPL35A (YDL191W) and RPL35B (YDL136W); ancestral locus Anc_7.306), with product MAGVKSYELRTKSKDQLESQLLDLKKELAELKVQKLSKPSLPKIHTVRKNIARVLTVINEQQRDAVRALYKGKKYQPKDLRAKKTRALRRALTKHEASQVTLKQRKKQIAFPQRKYAIKA from the exons ATG GCCGGTGTTAAGAGTTACGAACTAAGAACCAAGTCCAAGGACCAATTGGAATCCCAATTGCTtgacttgaagaaggaactAGCTGAATTGAAGGTTCAAAAGCTATCCAAGCCATCTTTGCCAAAGATTCACACTGTCAGAAAGAACATTGCCCGTGTCTTGACTGTCATCAACGAACAACAGAGAGACGCTGTCAGAGCTCTATACAAGGGTAAGAAGTACCAGCCAAAGGACTTGAGAGCCAAGAAGACCAGAGCTTTGAGAAGAGCTTTGACCAAGCACGAAGCTTCCCAAGTTACTCTAaagcaaagaaagaagcaaaTCGCTTTCCCACAAAGAAAGTACGCTATCAAGGCTTAG
- the SNF3 gene encoding glucose sensor (similar to Saccharomyces cerevisiae SNF3 (YDL194W) and RGT2 (YDL138W); ancestral locus Anc_7.309) gives MDGERNSSDENHTVEPSSTSDSESTPRLQKKAGLFDTAIRKLSNSLLVRRKRSANVEPKSEESAAQSNTIQSIVGAAASLDTYVNGSETSAVGDNDQVTLDAASLLFSEPPRKQSNMMSLLVGIFVAVGGFLFGYDTGLINSIAEMNYVKEHLTPNRNAFTTKEMAIVVSFLSMGTFVGALMAPFLSDSWGRKKTIIASTVVIFSVGNSLQVGAASMTLLVVGRVVSGLAIGVISAVVPLYQAEAAKKELRGAIISTYQWAITWGLLVSSAISQGTYKRNDPSSYRIPIGLQYVWSTILAVGMCFLPESPRYFVLKDDLDCAAKSLAFLRGVPVHDSGLLEELVEIKATFDYERSIGSSSFLDCFISSKKRPKQTLRMFTGIAIQAFQQFSGINFIFYYGINFFRKSGIQNSYIISFITYAVNVAFSIPGLFLVDHLGRRKVLIYGGIGMTVSNFIVAIVGVSTNSVVSSNVTIAFICVFIASFSATWGGAVWVISAELYSLGVRAKCTAICAASNWLVNFACAFMTPYIVNRRTKDSSSMGAKIYFIWGSLNALGLLVVYLTVYETKGLRLEQIDELYKNSPNSRASTKWNKIIRGQGPLNKIFEMSSGDSSETNTPGASLNETNTSKYQNQSHINETGFTMDDLSRYEVGNEDRSVPLVTAAPSSPTVVDTATTLTSAEQLPRMNSTSISLVQSSVPSTSNFIDLGNGLRLNTYRRGPPSISSESNEDEGSLQEYDGPILTPHSSDYRHHMDMINGYLSHTVDQSSNSNSQLSSNGTHIFMDNGLSLPLRSSHPQY, from the coding sequence ATGGATGGAGAACGAAATAGTAGTGATGAGAACCATACTGTTGAACCGTCTTCCACTTCAGATAGTGAGAGCACACCAAGGCTGCAAAAGAAGGCTGGCCTGTTTGACACAGCAATTAGGAAGCTTAGCAATAGCCTGCTTGTGCGACGGAAAAGATCGGCAAATGTGGAGCCTAAATCCGAGGAAAGTGCGGCGCAATCAAATACAATACAGTCAATAGTGGGGGCAGCTGCATCTCTGGACACGTATGTTAACGGTTCAGAGACATCTGCGGTCGGTGATAACGATCAGGTTACCCTGGATGCTGCGTCGTTACTATTTAGTGAGCCGCCAAGAAAACAATCCAACATGATGTCGCTGCTGGTCGGGAtatttgttgctgttggcGGGTTTCTGTTTGGCTACGATACCGGGTTGATCAACAGCATAGCAGAGATGAACTACGTCAAGGAACACCTGACACCGAATCGCAACGCATTCACAACAAAGGAAATGGCCATCGTTGTGTCGTTCTTGTCGATGGGCACGTTCGTGGGGGCTTTAATGGCACCATTTTTGTCCGACTCGTGGGGAAGGAAAAAGACTATAATTGCCAGTACTGTTGTTATATTCTCAGTTGGGAACTCGCTCCAGGTCGGTGCGGCAAGTATGACCTTGCTGGTCGTCGGTAGAGTTGTTTCAGGGCTGGCTATAGGGGTTATATCGGCAGTGGTTCCGCTGTACCAAGCAGAAGCAGCAAAAAAGGAGCTAAGAGGTGCCATTATTTCCACATATCAGTGGGCAATCACTTGGGGATTACTTGTGTCGAGTGCAATATCACAGGGTACTTACAAAAGAAATGACCCCTCCTCGTATCGAATCCCTATTGGGTTACAATACGTCTGGTCCACAATCCTGGCTGTTGGCATGTGCTTTCTGCCGGAAAGTCCAAGATACTTTGTTTTAAAGGATGATCTTGATTGTGCAGCCAAGTCTTTGGCGTTTCTGAGGGGAGTCCCCGTGCATGATTCGGGATTGCTGGAAGAACTTGTAGAGATCAAAGCTACATTCGACTACGAGCGGTCCATTGGTTCGTCCTCCTTCTTAGACTGCTTCATTTCGAGTAAAAAACGACCTAAGCAGACTTTGAGAATGTTTACTGGGATTGCCATCCAGGCATTTCAACAGTTTTCAGGCATCAATTTCATATTCTACTATGGAATCAACTTTTTCAGGAAATCTGGGATACAAAACAGTTATATCATCTCTTTTATCACGTACGCGGTAAACGTTGCTTTTAGTATCCCGGGATTGTTTCTAGTAGATCACCTGGGTAGGAGAAAGGTTTTGATATACGGTGGTATCGGCATGACTGTATCCAACTTTATAGTTGCCATCGTTGGAGTTTCCACCAATTCTGTTGTTTCGAGCAATGTAACGATAGCGTTTATCTGTGTCTTTATTGCATCTTTCTCCGCCACCTGGGGCGGTGCTGTGTGGGTTATTTCTGCTGAATTGTACTCGCTTGGTGTCAGAGCAAAATGCACCGCTATATGCGCAGCTTCCAACTGGCTTGTAAACTTCGCATGTGCCTTTATGACACCGTACATTGTGAACAGACGAACAAAAGACTCGTCGAGCATGGGGGCCaaaatttattttatttggGGTAGTCTGAATGCATTGGGGCTATTGGTTGTTTACTTGACAGTTTACGAAACCAAGGGGCTACGGCTGGAGCAGATTGACGAGCTGTATAAAAACAGTCCGAATAGTCGTGCCTCTACCAAATGGAATAAGATTATTAGGGGGCAGGGTCCGttaaataaaatatttgaaatgAGTTCGGGGGACAGTAGTGAAACAAATACACCGGGGGCAAGTTTGAATGAGACAAATACGtcaaaatatcaaaacCAATCACACATAAATGAGACCGGCTTTACCATGGATGATTTATCCAGGTATGAGGTAGGAAATGAAGATCGTTCTGTGCCTTTGGTCACAGCCGCCCCATCTAGTCCAACAGTTGTGGATACGGCCACGACCCTAACATCAGCGGAACAGTTACCGAGAATGAACAGTACGTCTATTTCGCTTGTACAAAGCTCGGTGCCTAGCACCAGTAATTTTATCGACTTGGGGAATGGACTACGTTTGAATACGTATCGGAGGGGACCTCCTTCTATTTCCAGTGAATCCAATGAGGATGAGGGCAGTTTGCAAGAATACGATGGACCCATCCTCACTCCACATAGTAGCGACTATCGGCATCACATGGATATGATCAATGGGTACCTATCGCACACTGTGGATCAGTCTAGCAATTCCAACAGTCAGTTGTCTTCGAATGGAACTCACATATTTATGGACAATGGCCTAAGTCTTCCGTTGCGGAGCAGTCACCCCCAATACTGA
- the SEC31 gene encoding Sec31p (similar to Saccharomyces cerevisiae SEC31 (YDL195W); ancestral locus Anc_7.310), with protein sequence MVKLAEYKRTATFAWSHDRIPRIVTGTVSGTVDADFSNESRLELWSVLGGDGEKPASSLVVDAKFNDLDWSVDNEIIVGALDSGCLEFYSAGADNGNELKSLGSIEGKHAGAVTQARFHSLQSNILATGDSKGGILIWDTNKCLTKAQGGGVVSTYTPMLPAANKSSEEPVQCLAWNKKQAHIFASTNSTSFASIWDLKAKKDVLHLSYTSPLTGLKPQLSVVEWHPDQSTYVATGTGNDTGPVVVVWDLRNANTPLQELTGGHSKGILSLDWCQQDETLLLSSGRDNSVVLWNPIEGAALTKFPPRGNWCFKTKFAPNAPDLFASSSFDAKVEVQTLQNLVNHLDQEVTQTKKRESETDFWNNISQEEQNEKPLVLQTTDSVXXXXPSPAAHWAFGGKLVHIGPDHKSVAVTMPQIQGLEKNTLLGDALKTRDFKPLINVRLVKGIDATNEEDWGVLERLSMDGKQDFLKDAFAFDNEDEEQQVETAATASMDNDDGTAFFANIETKFEPKGTFTLEESTEREIARCLIAGNTKGAVSCALEKDLLPEAFIIAMDSDDQLVKDSVRNAYFAKYGHKSALSRALFSLVRRDVDDMIENLDVSQWKYVVKAVLHFAANDETRKNELLVKLGDKLLAKGERMDALSVYLAANSIDNVAAVWLREFAGLEENLQKGDKTMYEAHYECLTELSKGSPFFPSFFGSSKITNNELISKFLEFVSMTSGTGDFDLALQFLDILPNDNEDVTTEKKRVFIASGKSATAKTARAAPTTTGTGASAHAMGTRQHRYQTPAMPTPGLSMPQGASVQTPAATMASQGYFTGVPPTAVQQIPATTPGTTAPQSRSASPAHTKANPYAPKGAVAPPTMPITPQGINGNPPQAAPLSSFMPAPNPYATSMNQQNFNVGQTNSSFDTSLPPPPTMGAGGLSGQAPHLNRKANDGWNDLPLKVREKKPARAKPVSVAPMVNATTPLLGRTDSGNSFNVGTSVVKPPPVHRVASVASVSSPPPPTAAKRKGSLSNFGPNMGNATIPAAKPASNPYAPQALAAPSAPASSVSPIMSPPNPYTALAAAAQSPLTKPVNPYAPAAQQAPLQGGNMPSAPVPMNPYAVTNGSNVSLGGGVPPPQKAPIGPPPMSSRKKLIQAKSGSTEPGSMPSPEKETAEASGSVATPVAPPASTVVPVSGDGNNVAADSSSAPAPAAVTLPEDQQEIIASLKDELNRVKPLTPKEYAKQLKDCEKRLKILFNHLEHQELLTPPTIDKLRELTELLKAKEYQKAMEVHIYIATNYAQEGGNWLTGVKRLIGFAEATST encoded by the coding sequence GAGAAGCCCGCCAGCTCGCTCGTTGTGGACGCGAAGTTCAACGATCTAGACTGGAGCGTCGACAACGAAATTATTGTTGGGGCGCTCGATAGTGGGTGTCTCGAGTTTTACTCTGCTGGAGCGGACAATGGCAACGAATTGAAGTCTCTCGGCAGTATTGAGGGGAAGCACGCTGGCGCAGTGACGCAGGCGAGGTTCCACTCTCTGCAGAGTAATATTCTAGCTACTGGGGACAGCAAAGGTGGGATTCTCATCTGGGATACGAACAAGTGTCTTACAAAAGCACAAGGGGGCGGCGTGGTCTCCACGTACACACCGATGCTTCCAGCAGCAAACAAGAGCTCCGAGGAACCAGTGCAATGCCTCGCTtggaacaagaaacaggcTCACATCTTTGCGTCCACGAACTCAACAAGTTTCGCGTCCATTTGGGATCTAaaggccaagaaggacGTCCTGCATCTTAGCTACACCTCGCCGCTTACGGGGCTGAAACCACAGTTATCAGTGGTCGAGTGGCACCCGGATCAGTCCACGTACGTCGCCACGGGGACAGGGAACGACACAGGACCTGTAGTCGTCGTGTGGGATCTTAGAAACGCTAACACGCCGCTGCAGGAACTTACAGGTGGGCACTCCAAGGGGATCCTCTCCTTGGATTGGTGCCAACAGGATGAGACACTACTGCTATCCAGTGGCAGAGACAACAGCGTCGTCCTATGGAACCCGATCGAGGGCGCAGCATTGACGAAATTCCCCCCTAGGGGGAATTGGTGTTTCAAGACGAAGTTCGCTCCCAACGCACCAGACCTTTTCGCGTCATCATCGTTCGACGCAAAAGTCGAAGTGCAAACGTTGCAGAACCTCGTCAACCACTTGGACCAAGAGGTCACGCAGACGAAGAAACGCGAGTCAGAGACTGACTTCTGGAACAACATTTCCCAAGAGGAACAGAACGAGAAACCACTCGTCCTACAAACAACAGACAGTGTNNNNNNNNNNNNACCCTCTCCAGCGGCACACTGGGCATTCGGCGGGAAACTCGTCCACATCGGGCCAGACCACAAGAGTGTAGCTGTCACTATGCCACAGATCCAGGGGCTCGAGAAGAACACACTTTTGGGGGACGCCCTCAAGACGAGGGATTTCAAGCCGCTCATCAACGTCAGACTCGTCAAGGGCATCGACGCCACAAACGAGGAGGACTGGGGGGTCCTGGAGAGACTGTCCATGGACGGCAAGCAAGACTTCCTAAAGGACGCGTTCGCGTTTGAcaacgaggacgaggaacAGCAGGTCGAGACCGCTGCCACGGCATCCAtggacaacgacgacggtACCGCGTTCTTCGCTAACATCGAGACGAAGTTCGAACCCAAGGGCACGTTCACGCTGGAGGAAAGTACGGAGCGCGAGATCGCGCGCTGTCTGATCGCGGGGAACACTAAGGGCGCAGTGTCATGCGCACTGGAGAAGGACTTGTTGCCCGAGGCGTTCATCATCGCCATGGACTCCGACGACCAGCTCGTCAAGGATAGCGTCAGAAACGCGTACTTCGCCAAGTACGGACACAAGTCCGCGCTCTCCAGGGCGTTGTTCTCCCTTGTCAGGAGGGATGTGGACGACATGATCGAAAACTTGGACGTCTCACAGTGGAAGTACGTCGTCAAGGCCGTCCTACACTTTGCCGCCAACGACGAAACACGCAAGAACGAGTTGCTCGTAAAATTGGGGGACAAATTGCTTGCAAAGGGCGAAAGAATGGACGCGCTTTCCGTGTACCTAGCGGCAAACTCCATCGACAACGTCGCTGCCGTGTGGCTGAGGGAGTTTGCAGGGCTCGAAGAGAACCTACAAAAAGGCGACAAGACCATGTATGAGGCGCACTACGAGTGCCTGACTGAGTTATCGAAAGGTTCACCGTTTTTTCCTAGCTTCTTCGGCTCATCAAAGATCACCAACAATGAACTAATTTCGAAATTCTTGGAGTTCGTCAGCATGACAAGCGGTACCGGTGATTTCGACCTCGCTTTACAGTTCTTGGACATATTGCCTAACGACAACGAGGATGTTACTACGGAAAAGAAGCGTGTTTTCATTGCCTCCGGGAAATCTGCTACTGCAAAGACAGCCAGAGCAGCACCTACAACCACGGGTACCGGTGCATCAGCTCATGCTATGGGCACCAGACAACACAGGTACCAAACACCTGCTATGCCCACCCCTGGCCTGTCCATGCCACAGGGTGCATCCGTCCAGACCCCTGCAGCCACGATGGCGTCCCAGGGGTATTTCACTGGTGTGCCACCAACTGCAGTCCAACAAATCCCAGCGACTACACCAGGAACAACAGCGCCACAGAGCCGCAGCGCCTCACCAGCTCATACAAAGGCTAACCCATATGCACCCAAAGGGGCAGTTGCACCCCCTACCATGCCTATCACTCCTCAAGGTATAAACGGGAACCCTCCACAGGCTGCCCCATTGTCATCTTTCATGCCTGCACCAAATCCATACGCTACAAGCATGAACCAACAGAATTTCAACGTGGGTCAGACCAACAGTTCATTCGACACGTCGctgccaccaccaccaacaaTGGGAGCAGGTGGGTTGTCAGGCCAAGCTCCACACTTGAACAGAAAGGCCAATGACGGTTGGAATGACTTGCCCTTGAAAGTAAGAGAAAAGAAGCCGGCGCGCGCAAAGCCAGTTTCTGTCGCACCAATGGTCAATGCTACAACGCCTTTGCTTGGTAGAACAGACAGCGGGAACTCCTTTAACGTGGGCACCTCCGTGGTAAAACCGCCACCAGTTCATAGAGTCGCGTCCGTCGCATCCGTATCTTCTCCACCCCCACCCACTGCGGCAAAGAGAAAGGGTTCTCTGAGCAACTTTGGGCCCAACATGGGCAACGCCACTATACCGGCAGCAAAGCCTGCATCTAATCCATATGCACCACAGGCCCTGGCTGCTCCCTCTGCTCCCGCCTCGTCTGTTTCTCCAATCATGTCACCACCGAATCCATACACCGCGTTAGCAGCGGCTGCACAGTCTCCACTAACGAAGCCAGTGAATCCATATGCTCCAGCTGCTCAACAAGCGCCATTGCAAGGGGGCAATATGCCATCTGCGCCAGTACCCATGAACCCATACGCGGTCACCAACGGTAGTAATGTATCGTTAGGTGGTGGCgtcccaccaccacagaaGGCACCAATTGGCCCCCCACCAATGAGTTCAAGGAAAAAGCTAATACAGGCTAAGTCTGGCAGCACCGAGCCAGGTTCAATGCCCTCTCCAGAGAAGGAGACGGCTGAAGCATCTGGTAGCGTTGCTACCCCGGTTGCGCCACCCGCCTCCACTGTGGTACCTGTAAGTGGTGACGGTAACAACGTCGCAGCAGATTCATCTTCTGCCCCTGCCCCTGCCGCTGTCACACTTCCCGAAGATCAGCAGGAGATAATTGCTTCCCTGAAGGATGAGTTGAACCGTGTCAAGCCATTGACACCAAAGGAGTACGCGAAGCAACTGAAGGACTGTGAAAAGAGATTGAAGATTCTCTTCAATCATTTGGAACACCAAGAACTACTCACCCCACCTACGATCGACAAGTTGCGCGAACTGACTGAACTGCTGAAGGCCAAGGAATATCAGAAGGCGATGGAAgtgcatatatatatcgcGACAAACTACGCCCAAGAGGGTGGGAATTGGTTGACCGGTGTCAAGAGACTAATAGGTTTCGCCGAGGCGACCTCGACATAA
- the NUS1 gene encoding ditrans,polycis-polyprenyl diphosphate synthase (similar to Saccharomyces cerevisiae NUS1 (YDL193W); ancestral locus Anc_7.308) — protein MSEPRDEARATTGKSAENLQKTRLLRSESTKFQDHVAPPIVGALKRGSANTKMRTVKAIAESILINKCSDEKRMKDEVDKHGQWKHSTMGIIEFFVYKILLVGLYIAYGIFRYFQYQYNLMKLRILNVFYSPSNTPQLIRQDVRKLNKIPKVLASILEVKPVGDVGGGSKGLLNDGSKLVCWTVSAGIKQLILYDYEGILQGNVELFREGIYAKLSKYYGPYNVPTFAVKVPHENKVYYNLKGNSQKKSKVSIEVSLLSSRDGRETIVDLTKTMAHLYKQGDLSLDEITVDLVDQELVQLVGHEPDLLLYFGPALDLQGYPPWHLRLTEFFWEADNNQVTYSVFIRGLRVYAGAQMNVGK, from the coding sequence ATGTCGGAACCCCGTGATGAAGCCCGTGCTACTACCGGTAAATCTGCTGAAAATTTGCAAAAAACGCGGCTTTTGAGGTCAGAATCCACGAAGTTCCAGGATCATGTTGCACCTCCCATCGTTGGAGCTTTGAAAAGGGGCTCTGCGAACACCAAAATGAGGACAGTAAAGGCGATAGCAGAGTCGATACTAATTAACAAATGCAGTGACGAGAAGCGAATGAAGGACGAGGTAGACAAGCATGGCCAATGGAAGCACTCGACGATGGGTATTATAGAGTTTTTCGTGTATAAGATTCTGTTGGTTGGACTGTACATTGCCTACGGTATCTTCAGGTACTTTCAATACCAATATAATTTGATGAAGTTAAGGATCCTCAACGTGTTTTATAGCCCTTCTAACACGCCTCAGCTTATCAGGCAAGACGTGAGGAAATTAAACAAGATCCCCAAAGTACTTGCATCCATCCTCGAGGTGAAGCCTGTTGGGGATGTTGGCGGTGGGAGCAAAGGGTTGCTGAACGACGGCAGTAAGCTGGTGTGCTGGACTGTGTCTGCCGGTATCAAGCAACTCATTCTATACGACTACGAGGGGATCCTGCAGGGCAACGTGGAACTGTTCCGGGAGGGCATTTATGCCAAGCTGAGCAAATACTACGGTCCGTACAACGTCCCAACGTTCGCTGTCAAAGTACCACACGAAAACAAGGTGTACTACAACCTGAAAGGCAACAGccaaaagaaaagcaaAGTTTCCATTGAGGTCTCGTTGCTCTCCAGCAGGGACGGCCGGGAAACCATTGTCGACCTAACAAAGACAATGGCGCATCTTTACAAACAGGGGGACTTGTCCCTCGACGAGATCACAGTCGACCTCGTCGACCAAGAGCTTGTCCAACTGGTCGGCCACGAACCAGACTTACTGCTCTACTTCGGACCCGCGCTCGACCTCCAGGGATACCCGCCCTGGCACCTACGCCTGACGGAATTCTTCTGGGAGGCGGACAACAACCAGGTCACGTACTCCGTCTTCATAAGAGGTCTCAGGGTGTACGCTGGCGCCCAGATGAACGTCGGGAAGTAA